The following proteins come from a genomic window of Carassius carassius chromosome 10, fCarCar2.1, whole genome shotgun sequence:
- the LOC132151305 gene encoding basic immunoglobulin-like variable motif-containing protein has protein sequence MPNTAESEGAKVSARTGQEAPSRAPAREDERERSFLSPMTPDALRVRRASSAELQLPWTCPVTHSREKFYTVCSDYALLNRARPIITSEDGPPTNPDTTAATPSQSHSGGISMSLDGNCDMEVVSSSNKPVLAWEIDTSDFDVVLTRKARTSNLKKFNSKKMKSSDRPSRNLQDLPPQASLEEIKQRKVLDLRRWYCISRPQYKTSCGISSLVSCWNFLYSTLGAGSLPPMSQEEALHILGFQPPFEDIKFGPFTGNATLIRWFRQINDHFRVRGCCYILYKPHGKHKTAGETAEGALLKLTQGLKDESMAYIYHCQNHYFCPVGYEATPLKAAKAYRGPLPLNEMEHWILIGEPSRKHPAIHCKKWADIVTDLNTQNPEYLDIRHIERGIQYRKTKKVGGNLHCIMAFQRVNWQKLGPWALNLENLRHDLHHQAPEHRGQAATGHGSEERAVKCLGRSLSTGNKSDSSWKRLSNTAEYRHRSSPDSDLDEDITD, from the exons ATGCCTAACACTGCGGAAAGTGAAGGCGCCAAGGTATCTGCTAGGACTGGTCAGGAGGCCCCATCACGGGCCCCGGCCAGAGAGGATGAGCGTGAGCGCAGCTTCCTGAGTCCGATGACGCCTGATGCGCTGCGGGTACGACGGGCCTCCAGCGCAGAGCTCCAGCTTCCATGGACCTGCCCTGTAACACACTCCCGAGAGAAGTTCTACACCGTCTGCTCGGACTATGCACTGCTCAACCGAGCCCGACCCATTATCACATCTGAAGATGGGCCACCGACCAATCCAGACACCACAGCTGCAACCCCTTCCCAGAGTCATTCGGGGGGAATAAGTATGTCTTTAGATGGGAACTGTGATATGGAGGTTGTGTCATCCAGCAACAAGCCTGTGCTGGCCTGGGAGATTGACACCTCTGATTTTGACGTGGTTCTAACACGGAAAGCCAGAACAA GTAATTTAAAGAAATTCAACTCTAAGAAAATGAAATCGTCTGACAGGCCGAGCAGAAACCTGCAAGATCTCCCGCCACAAGCTTCTCTGGAGGAGATCAAACAGAGAAAAGTCTTGGACCTCCGCAGATG GTACTGCATCAGCCGTCCCCAATATAAAACATCATGTGGAATCTCCTCACTTGTCTCTTGTTGGAACTTTCTCTACAGTACTTTAGGTGCAGGCAG TCTCCCACCTATGTCTCAAGAAGAAGCGCTGCACATACTTGGTTTCCAGCCTCCATTTGAAGATATTAAGTTTGGACCATTCACCGGCAATGCCACTTTGATTCG ATGGTTCAGACAAATCAACGATCATTTTCGTGTCCGGGGTTGCTGTTACATTCTGTACAAACCTCATGGGAAGCACAAGACGGCAGGAGAGACAG CTGAGGGGGCGCTGCTGAAGCTGACGCAGGGACTTAAAGATGAATCCATGGCCTACATTTACCACTGTCAGAATCACTACTTCTGTCCTGTGGGCTATGAAGCCACACCGCTAAAGGCAGCCAAAGCATACAG GGGGCCACTGCCACTTAATGAGATGGAGCACTGGATACTTATTGGTGAACCAAGCAGGAAACACCCTGCAATCCACTGTAAAAA ATGGGCAGATATTGTGACAGATCTGAACACTCAGAACCCAGAATACTTAGACATTCGCCACATAGAGAGAGGCATTCAGTATCGCAAAACCAAAAAG GTTGGAGGCAATCTGCATTGCATCATGGCCTTCCAGAGAGTCAACTGGCAAAAGTTGGGACCGTGGGCACTGAATCTGGAAAATCTGAGGCATGATCTCCACCATCAGGCACCAGAACACAGAGGTCAAGCTGCGACAGGGCACGGTTCTGAGGAGCGAGCAGTGAAATGCCTGGGTAGGTCCCTCAGTACGGGGAACAAGTCTGACAGCTCCTGGAAGCGTTTGTCCAACACAGCAGAGTACAGGCACAGAAGCTCTCCAGACAGTGACCTAGATGAAGACATAACTGACTAA